A single window of Solenopsis invicta isolate M01_SB chromosome 3, UNIL_Sinv_3.0, whole genome shotgun sequence DNA harbors:
- the LOC105205418 gene encoding uncharacterized protein LOC105205418 isoform X1, protein MESDILVSCPYNPAHRIARYKLHTHIIKCKKSSNNAKNKVECPLDKNHIVDCDHLREHIASCPKKGKLLEIDTGFVKPKDEEPSIMIDSYNSTENWDEDPEVPTYNPMEVSANRPVIRPVSGLTKSQRRQYRENERMRIANLKGVHSTSVASSSMMRETSMREPQEIPLRPPRNFPSPIRDLQNDFNKSMQVHNDDNDDNERDTTTQASFVPELPNNSFHTLYNAPDLAPEDDNIKQMKQSLQDTEMNLTNPFRKQRKSVIDYIQHVSKEKANNSMFDQSRETKVNKTEVDTISEPFNVDNRKKERNECIASGSSVSGEQVTDRLLTLLKNEVSGIKQGQSIQETVKVNEIDKDSGEKGQTWNEIWDAFNKQLMHLTNIQTAAAEESARLIEQMKEFKLREEMAKK, encoded by the exons ATGGAATCAGACATCTTGGTTTCTTGTCCATACAATCCTGCGCATCGCATTGCAAGATATAAACTTCACACtcatattataaaatgcaaGAAATCCAGTAATAATGCGAAAAACAAAGTAGAATGTCCATTGGACAAAAATCATATAGTGGATTGTGACCACCTTAGG gaACATATTGCATCATGTCCCAAAAAAGGAAAGTTACTAGAAATAGATACTGGATTTGTTAAACCAAAGGATGAAGAGCCTTCTATAATGATAGACTCATACAACTCAACTGAAAATTGGGACGAA gACCCTGAAGTTCCAACTTACAACCCGATGGAAGTTTCGGCAAATAGGCCAGTGATACGACCTGTATCTGGATTGACAAAATCACAAAGAAGACAATATAGAGAAAACGAACGAATGCGTATAGCAAATCTCAAAGGAGTTCATTCTACGAGCGTAGCCTCATCTTCTATGATGAGAGAGACTTCTATGAGAGAA CCTCAAGAGATACCACTACGTCCTCCTCGTAATTTTCCATCGCCTATAAGGGACTTACAAAATGACTTTAATAAGAGCATGCAAGTAcataatgatgataatgatgataatgaacGCGATACAACTACGCAAGCTAGTTTTGTTCCTGAATTGCCTAATAATTCATTCCACACGCTTTATAATGCTCCCGATTTAGCTCCCGAAGATgacaatattaaacaaatgaaaCAATCTTTACAAGACACTGAAATG AATCTGACGAATCCTTTTCGTAAGCAGAGAAAATCCGTAATAGATTATATTCAGCACGTAAGTAAAGAAAAAGCGAATAATTCAATGTTCGATCAAAGTAGAGAAACAAAAGTTAACAAAACTGAGGTAGACACAATCTCAGAACCATTTAATGTTGataatagaaagaaagaaagaaatgaaTGTATTGCAAGCGGTTCGAGCGTGTCTGGTGAACAAGTTACCGATAGACTTCTAACTTTATTGAAGAATGAAGTATCGGGTATCAAACAGGGTCAGTCTATCCAGGAAACTGTAAAGGTTAATGAAATTGATAAAGATTCAGGTGAAAAGGGGCAAACATGGAATGAGATCTGGGAtgcatttaataaacaattaatgcATTTAACAAATATTCAGACTGCTGCTGCTGAGGAAAGTGCACGATTAATCGAACAAATGAAAGAATTTAAGTTGCGCGAAGAAAtggcaaaaaaataa
- the LOC105205418 gene encoding protein D7 isoform X2, translated as MESDILVSCPYNPAHRIARYKLHTHIIKCKKSSNNAKNKVECPLDKNHIVDCDHLREHIASCPKKGKLLEIDTGFVKPKDEEPSIMIDSYNSTENWDEDPEVPTYNPMEVSANRPVIRPVSGLTKSQRRQYRENERMRIANLKGVHSTSVASSSMMRETSMREPQEIPLRPPRNFPSPIRDLQNDFNKSMQVHNDDNDDNERDTTTQASFVPELPNNSFHTLYNAPDLAPEDDNIKQMKQSLQDTEMNLTNPFRKQRKSVIDYIQHKERKK; from the exons ATGGAATCAGACATCTTGGTTTCTTGTCCATACAATCCTGCGCATCGCATTGCAAGATATAAACTTCACACtcatattataaaatgcaaGAAATCCAGTAATAATGCGAAAAACAAAGTAGAATGTCCATTGGACAAAAATCATATAGTGGATTGTGACCACCTTAGG gaACATATTGCATCATGTCCCAAAAAAGGAAAGTTACTAGAAATAGATACTGGATTTGTTAAACCAAAGGATGAAGAGCCTTCTATAATGATAGACTCATACAACTCAACTGAAAATTGGGACGAA gACCCTGAAGTTCCAACTTACAACCCGATGGAAGTTTCGGCAAATAGGCCAGTGATACGACCTGTATCTGGATTGACAAAATCACAAAGAAGACAATATAGAGAAAACGAACGAATGCGTATAGCAAATCTCAAAGGAGTTCATTCTACGAGCGTAGCCTCATCTTCTATGATGAGAGAGACTTCTATGAGAGAA CCTCAAGAGATACCACTACGTCCTCCTCGTAATTTTCCATCGCCTATAAGGGACTTACAAAATGACTTTAATAAGAGCATGCAAGTAcataatgatgataatgatgataatgaacGCGATACAACTACGCAAGCTAGTTTTGTTCCTGAATTGCCTAATAATTCATTCCACACGCTTTATAATGCTCCCGATTTAGCTCCCGAAGATgacaatattaaacaaatgaaaCAATCTTTACAAGACACTGAAATG AATCTGACGAATCCTTTTCGTAAGCAGAGAAAATCCGTAATAGATTATATTCAGCAC aaagaaagaaagaaatga